ACGGTATCTTTTGTTGACTTACAATTGATAAGCATCGATATAAATAGCTGCGTCGGCCGTTTTCGCGGTGCTAGATTTGCTACAACTTTTAGAAATGAAAAACCTGCAGCTACGAGCCATCATTGCGCTGGTAATACTGTGCATCCAACAGGGTAAGAGACTCCGGATAAGGCCTGTGCACTGCAGCACATCGCCTGCTGTTGCATAACGCACACTGCTAACCTTTTCCACTTGCAGCACAATCTCTCCAGTGCTACGTGTGTCTAAGTGCGGTGAGCTTTGACGACTGCTCCACCAAAGCCCAGAAAGTTGACTGTGACTCACCGCCGCCCGATCTGCCGTTCCCGTTCACCACGCCAACGTCTAGAAATGGCAACTTCGCGTGCGGAAAGGGCAGTGGATCCGGTCCGGGAGGGCAGGTCTTTATGAAATCGTGCATTCCCAAAATGACCGAGACAGAGTTCTGCGCCTTGCTAACGGCGGAAGTGGAGGCGGACGGCAAAGTGGACGTATGTAAAGTGTGCAACGACAATCTATGTAACGCGAGCAGTGTGCGAATGTTGACCGGtgctttgctgctgttgacCGTTGGTCTAATTTTTCGCACGTAGCTAGGGGCGATTGTGTAACGGCCGCATATGAGCCGTACTACAGTCGGTGAGACTGAAAATAGACTGCTAATTCATTCATTTACTACCAAACAGCGCTAATCTATCAATTTAAATTCCCTGTCAATATCACAGATTATGTCGATTTTTGCACGAACGGTTACAGACATGAAGTGTTTAAAACCTCAAATcattaattacttttaattccAAGTAACCGTCCAATGCTAATGGAATTGATAATGTTGAGtaaattaaaacttttttttaattccactATCCATCAACATGAGCAATGATAACCAAGGCACACATTTTGCACAatccaacctttttttttgcactgctTGCGAAAACCGGGGCAATGCGAAGAAAAGCGAATGATCCGAAAAACACTTCAATTCCATCGGTTTTGGGCCGTTTTTGTGAACGGTGGAGGATTTGCGAATATAGTTGATTGTTACGCCATAACAAAAAGCGCAACGATCTGCTGCTGTGCAGTGATTGTACGGTGTGTGCACAAAATGGGTTTCGGCTAAAGTGGTTAAAAATACATGAATATGCAAATTTCCAACAATGGACCGGGACACCGGGAGTGAAGTGGCTTTTTCGTGTCGACCGAAGCACACCACCGCGCGAAGGGTGCACGCGGCAAGGGTAATGaaaagcacacatacataaaatCTGTTACACTTCACTTTGACCTTCGCGCTactcacacaacacacactctcacactgcCCTTGTTCCGTGCCTCATTCTCAGCACAAGTGTTCGCCAGGATCACAGCAGCATGTAACCGAAACGACTGCCGACGAGCAGGAGGGCCCAACGTGATGAATGCGGCAGCCACATGAAGAGTAACACTTGGGTACCAGCACTTTTCGCATCCCTCGAGGCATGCGCTACCATGTGCCGGGTTTCGCATCAGCACGAGATCGCACGTTCCATCCAAGGCGCGTACGACCGTAGGCCGACTGGGAGCACTGTTATAAATTTCATAACTCTCCTTTCGATGATGTACTTGCGGTTGAAACACTGTTTTGCGAGACATTACAGCCATGTAGAACTTATTCAATATGGGATAGAGTTTAGTGCTTCGCTTCGCAACATTTCATTTAATGTGTGCTCGTTTCGGTACGGCGGCATTGGGCTGGACAACACCCGAAGTTGAGAATTAATGTCGCAAATACAACTATAGCAAACAGTTACCATTGGGAATACATGGAAATTGTGAGAATATTATGTGCGCTTCGGATAAGCTTCCACTCCCAAATGGCAACAACTTGTTCGTTCGGTTTCGTAATCTGCCACAGCTTGTGGGAGGTTATCGAGAAGAAGGATACTCTCAATACATGCTGTCGACCCGCAGCATCATAGATTCCTGATAAACATCTTGAAGTACAGTTTTCCTCGTTTATTCTGCTCGGAGCCACTGAGTGTCATGCTTTTCTATATTATGTCAAAGAGTTTTATCGGGTTTTATGTATGGGAGTGAGTGTTAATGTATGAGTATTGACAGCCGTGACGTTGACAAGATTGATGGAACGGAGCGTTCAAGCtgacacaaaaacaaagagcCATTTCGAAGCAAAACGTTCCGAGGGCTTTCCATTTCCAATCCCACACATACTAAAAGCGTTTTatctgtttttgttggtggaaagaaaaatgttgtttctaaCTTTTAAATTATCGATTCACAGGTGAACGATTGATTCAGTATGCCAGCGAAAATCTGGTTACTGAAATATTGATTCATCCACAAGTCAACACCTTCATCCAGTGCATTCGGAATCTGCTGAGTAGCTTCACCCGGCACCGCCACATCATCCATACCGGCTACACCTTCTCAGGAAACGGGTCGTGGATATTACAGGTAAGGAGCTAGTGataaattgattttgcttCGTCGGAAAACATAATTGCGTTCTTCTCTCAACCTTGCTTTTATTGCGATTACAAAAACAAGTTTTTTCGTAGCTTTCCCGTATACTTTTTCTCAAATACGTATAATTTATGCAATCGTTACTCATTATGAAGggattattttccttttttaaatcTTCGATGAAGCTGACGAAAGcgagtttggtttttttttcatatgatTTACCAACAAAGACGCAATACGCagaagaaaaattaaattatgaatTCTGTTTGTTCGAATAACTTTTTCGGAATTAACAATTGGAATTAAGGCAATGGTTTTGTCAAAGGCACGCAAGCCGGACGACCTAATGAACAAACCCCTTTTCATTTGCTCTTTGTTTAGGATGGAACTTTTTCAGTGATGGATTTCATGGAAGCATTCCAGGAGCACGAGGTGCAACGCGTGCTCCGTGCCTATCCTGAAACGATCACGATGGACATTCATTGTGCGCCCGTAGGACAGTGGCACATGATTCAGGAAAAGTCCTTCTCACGGCTCTGTCGACTGCGTTTGAATCCGGTCGACGTACTGGACTCGGGCAGTGAAAGGTTGAACACTTTTGTCGGTAAGTTACAGCGgcgaagattttttttctcctgtttTCCTTACTCACTGTCAAATGCCGTGTTTTACAGCTTATCTGTCGTCGATGATCATACCGACGGAAATTTCGGAGCTGCTGGAAAGCTCTGACGTTGTTGGAAACATCCGTTTCAGCCACCCGACGCTGTACGTCTTCCCAGGAGGCCAGGGAGATGCAGCACTGTTTGGCATTAATGGCTTCAACATGTTAGGTAATCGAATGAGTGTGAGGAGATGGCGTGAATGTATAATTAAtgagatgatttttttctcatcCCCACAGTTGATGGAGGGTTCAGCCGCAAATCCTGCTTCTGGGATTTTGTGCGCCACCTAGATCGTCTGGATGCGGTGCTGATGACGCGCATCAACAATACCAACATCAAGGGCATCTCGTCCGTGGTGGAGCGCAAGAGCGAGGCGCACGTCTACCCACAGATAGGACATTTCTTCGGTAACATTCCTGAGCGCAAGGGGCTGCCGAGTCCGGACGGTGATAAGGATCGTGACCCGCTGCTGGTGGACATACTGCAGGAGGGCCACCAAATCGTGACGAATCTGAAATCGTTAAACTTGAAGGCACAAAACTGCTACCGTGATGCGGAGCCGATCAATCTGTATCATAAGGTGGGCCATGGAACGCTCGATATGTACGTTATCAGTCCGGCCCGAGATTCGCGCGAGGTGAAGGACTTTCTGGCACGCTGGGCCGCGGCCGACCAGCGGCTGTTTACGAAAGAGGCGAAGGATGGAAAAGACTTTGCCTTCCCGTTGCAAAATCTGATCTCTATCTGCGCGCTGCTGGTGTGGACACCAGCCAACCCGGAAGACAATATTACACGCATTCTCTTCCCGGGGTCGGCACCTGAGTACAAGATCCTCGAGGGATTGGAGAAGATGAAGAATGTCGAGTTTATGCGACAGCCAGTGTGTCCGGTCAAGTCAATCACGGCCAACCTCTCAACGCCAGTGCTAGTGACGAAGAAGAGCCTGAAGTCGGCCTCGACTGATCGGATTATCGCGGAACCCCTACATCCGTCCAAGCCCAAGGACAACAAACTGATCGACAACAAAATGAGAATGATGCACGCCGATAACAAGCTGGCCAGCGATGGGATGGACAGCTCTGCGGACGAGAtcaaaatggaaaaacaaCTGTCCAGGACAGCGGCCTCGACGACTGTTGCTTCGGCCCGGATCGAAAGCAAACCCAAAGCTATTCGTTCCGGCAAACCGATTGCCACAGCCG
This is a stretch of genomic DNA from Anopheles merus strain MAF chromosome 2R, AmerM5.1, whole genome shotgun sequence. It encodes these proteins:
- the LOC121588493 gene encoding uncharacterized protein LOC121588493, with protein sequence MKNLQLRAIIALVILCIQQAQSLQCYVCLSAVSFDDCSTKAQKVDCDSPPPDLPFPFTTPTSRNGNFACGKGSGSGPGGQVFMKSCIPKMTETEFCALLTAEVEADGKVDVCKVCNDNLCNASSVRMLTGALLLLTVGLIFRT